A genome region from Cucumis sativus cultivar 9930 chromosome 4, Cucumber_9930_V3, whole genome shotgun sequence includes the following:
- the LOC101219089 gene encoding F-box protein 7, translating to MKTEYAIFSLTLQQVFPSLSLSLSLSLLFLHSFSENFEQFTQNHHSTTKIIILRLLMSSDYALKVPAELESALRLKAVQYFVTKRPWLDLYGVNVRPVAPFGSSSRQPFVDPALIHRCLPDELLFEVFARMTPYDLGRASCVCRKWRYTIRNPVFWRNACLKAWQLSGVVENYKFLQSMYDGSWRKMWLLRPRIRTDGLYVSRNTYIRAGIAEWKITNPVHLVCYFRYIRFFPSGRFLYKNSSQKIKDVAKCMNFRASKADCIFGGHYTLSDDKVEAAVLYSGARPTVLRIRMRLRGTSTGANNRMDLLTLVTSGMNNNEVGDPEEDILGIVERWRDDETHNPDVPAVSHKRGLTPFIFVPFDQVETSELNLPVDKMDYFVPG from the exons ATGAAGACGGAATACGCCATTTTCAGTTTAACCCTCCAACAAGTCTtcccatctctctctctctctctctctctctctctgctcTTCCTTCATTCTTTTTCCGAGAATTTTGAACAGTTTACTCAAAATCATCATTCTACAACCAAAATCATCATTCTCCGATTACTCATGTCTTCGG ATTATGCGTTGAAGGTCCCTGCTGAACTTGAATCAGCGTTGCGATTGAAGGCTGTTCAGTACTTCGTTACAAAAAGGCCGTGGCTTG ATCTCTATGGGGTTAATGTTAGACCTGTCGCACCATTCGGAAGTTCAAGTAGGCAGCCATTTGTTGATCCAGCATTAATACATCGCTGTTTACCTGATGAGTTACTTTTTGAG gtCTTTGCCAGAATGACTCCTTATGACCTGGGACGGGCGTCGTGTGTGTGTCGAAAATGGAGATACACCATCCGGAATCCTGTATTCTGGCGTAATGCTTGTTTGAAGGCTTGGCAG CTCTCTGGTGTGGTTGAAAACTACAAGTTTTTGCAGTCTATGTATGATGGATCATGGAGAAAAATGTGGCTTTTACGGCCAAGGATCCGCACTGATG GCCTTTATGTTAGCAGGAATACTTACATACGTGCTGGGATCGCAGAGTGGAAGATTACCAATCCAGTTCACTTG GTCTGCTATTTCCGTTACATAAGATTTTTTCCTTCTGGGCGATTTCTCTACAAG AATTCTTCACAGAAGATTAAAGATGTGGCTAAGTGCATGAATTTTCGTGCTTCAAAAGCTGACTGTATTTTTGGTGGACATTATACCTTGTCAGATGATAAG GTTGAAGCAGCTGTTCTGTACTCAGGGGCACGTCCTACTGTGCTCAGAATTCGCATGAG GCTAAGAGGAACATCAACAGGGGCTAATAACCGAATGGATCTATTGACCCTTGTTACCAGCGGTATGAATAACAATGAGGTTGGTGATCCTGAAGAAGATATCCTTGGCATAGTGGAAAGATGGCGAGACGATGAAACACACAACCCAGATGTGCCTGCAGTTTCTCACAAGCGGGGTCTGACaccttttatatttgttcCTTTTGATCAG GTGGAAACATCAGAACTAAACTTGCCTGTAGATAAGATGGACTATTTTGTACCCGGTTGA